In Pirellulales bacterium, a single window of DNA contains:
- the corA gene encoding magnesium/cobalt transporter CorA encodes MPLVLNSNYRKRVPRLSEASKPRKYAAGGRLPQRRLAVRRQSSRPSPRNSARTKAAIPIAGGYATIRAMANHKSSLRRAKPRVRRRPAVGAKPGTLTIQPGARPTTIRMMAYDKDRVIEQKIEDPRELNEFLHKWPVVWVDVAGLGSEETLRSLAQIFRIHPLALEDVVHVHQRAKVDSYEHCQYIVLRIPDPSGEHLTEQFSLFLGKTFLVTFQERPGDCFDIIRAGIRQERSAARQDVHPDYLAYRLIDASIDAYFPIIEKIGDHLDQLDEPDVVDDTQAALAELHVVRRELLMLRRAVWPLRDAINELRSDVSPFVNDSTRVYLRDCYDHAVQLIDLLESYRDISGDARDFILSTISNRMNEVMKTLTVISTIFLPITFIAGVYGMNFNTASSPWNMPELNWRFGYFFSLGLMLVIALLMLKYFQWRGWLKGTFSDDKPHDMHQS; translated from the coding sequence ATGCCCCTCGTATTGAATTCCAACTACCGAAAGCGGGTGCCTCGGCTGAGCGAAGCCAGCAAGCCACGGAAGTATGCCGCAGGCGGGCGGCTGCCGCAACGGCGATTGGCTGTGCGGCGACAGTCGAGCCGCCCGTCGCCACGGAATTCAGCACGCACCAAAGCGGCCATCCCAATTGCGGGCGGCTATGCTACAATTCGCGCCATGGCAAACCACAAATCATCGCTGCGGCGGGCAAAGCCGCGAGTGCGTCGGCGGCCGGCTGTCGGTGCAAAACCGGGGACACTAACGATTCAGCCGGGCGCTCGGCCGACGACCATCCGCATGATGGCGTACGACAAGGACCGCGTGATCGAGCAGAAGATCGAGGACCCGCGCGAGCTGAACGAGTTTCTGCACAAATGGCCGGTGGTATGGGTCGACGTGGCCGGGCTAGGCAGCGAAGAAACGCTTCGTTCGCTGGCGCAGATATTCCGCATTCACCCGCTCGCACTGGAAGACGTTGTCCACGTTCATCAGCGAGCGAAGGTTGATTCGTACGAACATTGTCAGTACATCGTGCTGCGAATTCCCGATCCATCGGGAGAACATCTTACCGAGCAGTTCAGCTTATTCCTGGGCAAAACCTTCCTGGTCACATTTCAGGAGCGGCCCGGCGATTGTTTCGACATTATCCGCGCCGGCATCCGACAAGAACGGAGCGCTGCCCGACAGGATGTTCATCCCGATTATCTTGCCTATCGACTGATCGATGCCTCGATCGACGCCTACTTCCCCATTATCGAGAAGATTGGCGACCACCTCGACCAACTCGACGAACCAGATGTGGTTGACGACACGCAAGCGGCACTTGCCGAACTGCACGTGGTGCGGCGCGAGCTGCTAATGTTGCGTCGAGCGGTCTGGCCGTTGCGCGATGCCATTAATGAACTGCGTTCCGACGTTTCGCCGTTCGTCAACGATTCAACGCGAGTTTACCTACGAGATTGCTACGACCATGCCGTGCAGCTTATTGATCTGTTGGAATCCTATCGCGACATCTCGGGCGACGCCCGCGACTTCATCCTCTCCACGATCAGCAATCGCATGAACGAGGTCATGAAGACGCTCACGGTGATCTCGACGATCTTTCTGCCGATCACGTTCATCGCCGGAGTGTACGGCATGAACTTCAATACAGCTTCGTCGCCATGGAACATGCCAGAACTGAATTGGCGATTCGGTTATTTCTTTTCGCTCGGCCTGATGCTCGTGATCGCCCTGCTAATGCTGAAGTACTTCCAGTGGCGGGGCTGGCTCAAGGGCACCTTTAGCGACGACAAGCCGCACGACATGCACCAGTCGTAA
- a CDS encoding alpha-L-glutamate ligase-like protein codes for MIGKPRRLIAWPHELEEAGVLGINQRNLAFIQASNPRALYPRVDNKTITKEICHAHGIPVPETYAVIRRYGDLRRFSQIIGNRSEFVIKPASGAAGRGIVVIASRKGKVYVTSSGREINESELDYHLSTILSGLYSLGGQVDCAIVEQRIIMHPIMSRIAVGGTPDVRVILYKSVPVMAMVRLPTTLSEGRANLHQGAVAAAVHLVTGRTFGGVCQNQAVERHPDTGEQIGGWEIPGWRALLGAAMKLSDALELGYIGVDFVIDAKLGAVVLEANARPGLAIQVAHRTGLLPRLKLIDSLPPQAIKGETRWEILPRLVGE; via the coding sequence ATGATCGGCAAACCCCGACGACTAATCGCCTGGCCCCACGAACTGGAAGAAGCCGGTGTGCTGGGGATCAATCAGCGGAACCTGGCCTTCATCCAGGCCAGTAATCCGCGAGCGCTGTATCCGCGCGTCGACAATAAGACCATTACGAAAGAGATTTGCCACGCCCATGGCATCCCCGTGCCGGAAACCTACGCCGTCATCCGCCGCTACGGCGACTTGCGCCGCTTCAGTCAAATCATTGGTAATCGAAGCGAGTTCGTGATCAAACCGGCATCCGGTGCGGCCGGCCGCGGAATCGTCGTCATTGCCTCGCGAAAGGGCAAGGTTTACGTGACTTCCAGTGGTCGCGAAATCAATGAAAGCGAGCTGGATTACCACCTTTCAACGATCCTCTCGGGCCTGTACTCGTTGGGCGGCCAGGTCGATTGTGCGATCGTCGAGCAACGAATCATCATGCACCCGATCATGAGCCGCATCGCCGTCGGCGGCACGCCCGATGTTCGCGTCATCCTTTACAAAAGTGTACCGGTCATGGCGATGGTCCGACTGCCCACAACACTTTCCGAAGGCCGGGCCAATTTGCACCAGGGGGCCGTGGCCGCTGCCGTCCACCTCGTGACCGGCCGCACGTTCGGCGGCGTCTGCCAGAACCAGGCCGTCGAACGCCACCCCGATACGGGCGAACAAATCGGCGGTTGGGAAATTCCCGGCTGGCGCGCGCTGTTGGGCGCCGCCATGAAGCTCTCCGACGCACTCGAGTTGGGTTACATCGGCGTCGATTTTGTTATTGATGCCAAGTTGGGCGCCGTCGTGCTCGAAGCCAACGCTCGCCCAGGCCTGGCCATCCAGGTTGCCCATCGCACTGGCCTGTTGCCGCGCCTCAAATTGATCGATTCACTTCCGCCACAAGCAATCAAAGGCGAAACCCGCTGGGAGATCCTGCCGCGTTTGGTCGGTGAGTAG
- a CDS encoding ATP-dependent zinc protease: MFRTNCKWSLGYWTMLNALAATLSISMVGHTNEPSLTSEKRIIGATATLTESGSGMTFPARIDTGAATCSLHVEKLEIPDRSAKRTHNVGKTARFMLRDAEGNTKWVEATIAAAVRVKSSSLGSGEFDHRYKVRLTLEWKGFRKEVLVTLNDRTNMEYPLLIGRNFLEGDFLVDVAQNEEKPNK, from the coding sequence ATGTTTCGTACGAATTGCAAATGGTCACTGGGTTACTGGACCATGTTGAATGCGCTAGCAGCGACATTGAGTATTTCGATGGTTGGTCATACGAACGAGCCAAGCCTTACGAGCGAAAAGCGGATCATCGGCGCCACGGCGACGCTCACGGAATCAGGTTCCGGGATGACTTTTCCGGCCCGAATCGATACAGGCGCCGCCACTTGTTCGCTGCACGTGGAAAAACTCGAAATTCCGGATAGGTCGGCTAAGCGGACTCACAATGTCGGCAAAACGGCTCGGTTTATGCTGCGTGATGCCGAAGGGAATACGAAGTGGGTCGAAGCAACCATTGCTGCTGCCGTGCGAGTGAAGTCATCGTCACTTGGAAGTGGCGAATTCGACCACCGCTATAAAGTGCGACTCACCTTGGAGTGGAAGGGTTTTCGCAAGGAAGTGCTGGTGACGCTGAACGACCGCACCAATATGGAGTATCCCCTATTGATCGGCCGCAACTTCTTGGAGGGTGACTTTCTGGTCGACGTTGCCCAGAACGAGGAGAAGCCTAACAAATAA
- a CDS encoding mechanosensitive ion channel: protein MHVRRRFISLILTALCVAVFGSVVAGQPMLINPALVSGTAEASGTTPTAAAAAPSTPTSGDPTPAAPTIVDKRVENAEQLRIAMRKLETNGATDSATAQEVAFYQSRDAVLAQQDAVEQQIKDLESRKADLETRFKAAPPTDKQYKFADLDRMKDDLAAEQARASLASDKLATAQASLQKAKAAVAECEAKRRRAQEAFETGKSATNAAELAVAADRAKQEATLASETLTLRKREVERAELTKHVTELAIRFRQSYIQRVGPQVSLTEADYKEQLDNLKKSEESATTDLANVQAELRRTDSDLRDAQQRLDAAAGDRESERPILLEAMIAQRRTREMLTEKTEARTQRLAQLAQLRRAWNRRYQVATLDRNQTTHEVWSELKKARKETQEFVDQSASDVRIQILKMRDVRSSLSSVNKKAEAGTKGPPEILVQLGIQQKQLEETLKIHEKSLVSIENCRRVHEKLLEELDPLVEAITPQTLALGAWYQAELLWNQELLQIGEKSITLGKLVQGLSILIAGWMLARFVSLLFVNRFLKRFRLSKDATSAIRSLVYYSLLFFVVMSALKRVNVDLTAFTILGGALAIGVGFGSQTLINNFVGGLIMLAERPVRLGERVMFKDIDGIVEEVGFRCTKVRTQSDHLVTIPNSTLVNESIENVDRRRTIRRSFTISVTYNISRELLAEGVQAIRGILEEREVRERIHPIVGFDELVPRVNFSEFAAESLNIQVTYWYGPVESQGFADHSERVNFRIMEEFDRLGIEFAFPSKTAFVTNQNRSRGRQGESYAA from the coding sequence ATGCACGTTCGACGACGCTTCATTTCACTCATTCTGACAGCCTTATGCGTCGCTGTTTTTGGATCGGTTGTTGCCGGCCAACCAATGCTGATCAACCCGGCGCTTGTGAGCGGCACAGCGGAAGCAAGTGGGACAACACCAACAGCGGCAGCGGCGGCACCATCGACACCGACGTCCGGAGATCCGACGCCGGCCGCTCCCACGATCGTCGACAAACGGGTTGAAAATGCGGAGCAGTTGCGCATCGCGATGCGCAAACTGGAGACGAACGGTGCGACCGACTCAGCGACGGCGCAGGAGGTTGCTTTCTACCAGTCGCGCGACGCGGTACTAGCCCAGCAGGATGCCGTTGAACAGCAAATCAAAGACCTGGAGTCTCGCAAAGCGGACTTGGAAACGCGTTTCAAAGCCGCGCCTCCGACCGACAAGCAGTACAAGTTCGCCGACTTGGACCGGATGAAAGATGACTTGGCGGCCGAGCAAGCACGAGCGAGCCTTGCCAGCGACAAATTGGCAACCGCCCAGGCGTCACTGCAAAAGGCCAAAGCAGCGGTCGCGGAATGCGAGGCCAAGCGGCGCCGGGCACAAGAGGCATTCGAGACGGGGAAGAGCGCCACCAACGCAGCCGAACTGGCCGTGGCCGCCGACCGCGCGAAACAAGAGGCGACGCTGGCCAGCGAGACGCTGACGCTCCGCAAACGCGAAGTCGAACGGGCGGAACTGACGAAGCACGTAACGGAACTCGCGATCCGTTTTCGCCAGAGCTACATTCAGCGAGTCGGCCCGCAAGTTTCGTTAACGGAAGCGGATTACAAAGAGCAACTCGACAATCTCAAGAAAAGCGAGGAATCAGCGACCACCGACCTCGCGAATGTGCAAGCGGAACTGCGGCGGACCGATTCCGATCTTCGTGACGCGCAACAACGATTAGATGCGGCCGCTGGCGATCGGGAAAGCGAACGCCCGATTTTGCTGGAAGCGATGATTGCCCAGCGGCGGACGCGGGAGATGCTCACGGAGAAAACCGAGGCCCGCACGCAGCGGCTAGCGCAGCTGGCACAGCTACGCCGCGCCTGGAACCGGCGCTATCAAGTGGCAACGCTGGATCGAAATCAGACGACTCACGAAGTTTGGAGCGAGCTGAAGAAGGCGCGGAAGGAGACCCAAGAGTTTGTCGATCAGTCGGCCTCGGACGTTCGCATTCAAATCCTCAAGATGCGCGATGTTCGTAGTTCGCTTTCGAGTGTGAACAAAAAGGCCGAGGCGGGCACGAAAGGCCCACCGGAAATCCTGGTGCAACTTGGAATTCAACAGAAGCAACTGGAAGAAACGCTCAAGATCCACGAGAAAAGTCTCGTTTCGATCGAGAATTGTCGGCGCGTCCATGAAAAGCTCCTGGAGGAGCTTGACCCACTTGTCGAAGCCATTACGCCACAGACGCTTGCCTTGGGTGCTTGGTACCAAGCCGAGTTGCTGTGGAACCAGGAACTTTTGCAGATCGGTGAGAAGTCGATCACGTTGGGTAAGCTCGTACAGGGCTTGTCCATCCTCATCGCCGGTTGGATGCTGGCGCGATTCGTGTCGCTGCTGTTCGTCAATCGTTTTCTCAAACGATTTCGGCTCAGCAAAGACGCCACTTCCGCAATTCGCTCGCTCGTTTACTACAGCTTGCTGTTCTTCGTCGTGATGTCGGCGCTGAAAAGGGTCAACGTCGACTTAACAGCATTCACAATTCTGGGTGGTGCGCTCGCGATCGGCGTCGGCTTCGGCAGCCAGACGTTGATTAACAATTTTGTCGGCGGGTTGATCATGTTGGCCGAGCGACCGGTGCGGCTTGGCGAACGGGTCATGTTCAAGGACATCGACGGCATCGTGGAAGAAGTCGGTTTTCGTTGCACGAAAGTCCGCACTCAGTCCGATCACCTGGTCACGATTCCAAATTCAACGCTGGTCAACGAGTCGATCGAGAACGTCGATCGCCGCCGCACGATTCGGCGATCCTTCACAATTTCAGTGACCTACAACATTTCGAGGGAGTTGCTGGCCGAAGGTGTGCAAGCGATCCGCGGTATTCTGGAAGAACGAGAGGTTCGCGAGCGAATTCACCCAATTGTCGGCTTTGATGAACTTGTTCCGCGTGTCAACTTCAGCGAATTCGCTGCCGAGAGTTTGAACATTCAGGTGACGTACTGGTATGGGCCGGTCGAATCACAAGGCTTTGCGGACCACAGCGAACGCGTGAACTTCCGCATCATGGAAGAGTTTGATCGGCTGGGAATCGAATTTGCGTTTCCGTCGAAGACGGCGTTCGTCACGAATCAAAACCGTTCGAGAGGGCGCCAAGGGGAATCATACGCGGCGTGA
- the mgtE gene encoding magnesium transporter: protein MTEMAPPNSIEPFEAALAANDSHAISAFLEAAEPAEALHAISQLNSLQQSKLLESLSFEDAAELVERLPEAQAAEVIERLPAAHAAAIVRSLSSDEQADIIARLSDADASAILGAMPAAEARDARRLLSYPPDSAGGLMITEFLSYGDHLTVGDVHDELRENAARYRAFDVQYAYVVDQAERLVGVLRLRDLLLSAFTAPLSKIMISDPLKVRDTASLEELERFFDSHSLLGVPAVDADGVLVGVVRSAAVEQAAEERTNRSFLKFMGIVGGEELRSMPLRHRSLRRLSWLSVNILLNILAASVIAFHRDTLTAVIALAVFLPIISDMSGCSGNQAVAVSMRELTLGVIRPRELWRVLRKEAAVGIINGIVLGVLLGLVGWFWQDNFMLGVVVATALALNTLIAVCFGGVIPLVLRSLGQDPALASGPILTTITDMTGFFLVLTIAGAVLPWLTQ, encoded by the coding sequence ATGACGGAAATGGCCCCGCCCAACTCGATTGAACCGTTCGAAGCGGCCTTAGCAGCGAACGACTCGCACGCAATATCCGCCTTTCTAGAAGCGGCCGAGCCAGCCGAAGCCCTGCACGCAATTTCGCAATTGAACAGCTTGCAGCAGTCGAAACTTCTCGAGTCACTATCTTTCGAGGATGCCGCTGAACTGGTGGAACGACTGCCAGAAGCGCAAGCCGCCGAGGTAATCGAGCGGCTGCCTGCAGCGCACGCCGCCGCGATTGTCCGATCACTGTCCAGCGATGAGCAGGCCGATATCATTGCCCGGCTGTCCGATGCCGATGCCTCGGCCATTCTGGGAGCCATGCCGGCGGCCGAGGCCCGCGATGCCCGTCGTCTGCTGTCGTACCCACCCGATTCGGCGGGCGGTCTCATGATCACCGAATTCTTGTCGTACGGTGACCATCTGACGGTCGGCGACGTCCACGACGAGCTGCGCGAGAACGCCGCTCGCTACCGAGCGTTTGACGTGCAGTATGCCTACGTGGTGGATCAAGCGGAACGGCTGGTGGGCGTGCTCCGGCTTCGCGACCTGTTGCTTTCGGCATTCACGGCGCCACTGTCAAAAATCATGATCAGCGATCCGCTTAAGGTCCGCGATACGGCGTCGCTTGAAGAGTTGGAACGTTTCTTCGACAGCCATTCTCTGCTCGGTGTTCCGGCCGTCGATGCTGACGGCGTATTGGTCGGCGTTGTCCGCAGCGCAGCCGTCGAACAGGCGGCCGAAGAGCGGACAAACCGCAGCTTTTTGAAGTTCATGGGCATCGTCGGCGGTGAAGAGTTACGCTCAATGCCGCTTCGCCATCGAAGCCTACGGCGGTTGAGTTGGCTGAGTGTCAACATCTTGCTCAACATCCTGGCTGCCAGCGTGATCGCATTTCACCGCGATACCCTGACGGCCGTTATTGCGCTGGCCGTCTTTCTGCCGATTATCTCCGACATGAGCGGCTGCTCCGGCAATCAGGCCGTGGCTGTCAGCATGCGCGAGCTGACACTGGGGGTGATTCGGCCCCGCGAGTTGTGGCGCGTGTTACGCAAAGAAGCTGCCGTGGGCATCATTAACGGAATCGTACTTGGTGTCTTGCTGGGATTGGTGGGGTGGTTCTGGCAGGACAATTTCATGTTGGGGGTCGTGGTCGCCACGGCACTGGCGCTTAACACGTTGATTGCCGTATGTTTCGGCGGTGTAATTCCCCTTGTCCTGCGGTCTCTTGGTCAGGACCCGGCGCTAGCGTCGGGGCCGATCTTGACGACGATTACCGATATGACCGGCTTCTTCCTGGTTCTGACGATCGCCGGGGCAGTGTTGCCGTGGCTGACACAATAG
- a CDS encoding BON domain-containing protein, translating into MQAAVIDHSVSSRERSNIGAIARVYLESHPHFRGRMNDVAITQDGRTLLLTGRLPSFYLKQLVQEAVRRVPGVHGVRNMIDVVSADGISSVRC; encoded by the coding sequence ATGCAAGCAGCGGTAATCGATCATTCTGTCTCTAGCCGCGAGCGTTCCAATATAGGCGCGATAGCCCGTGTTTATTTGGAAAGTCACCCACATTTTCGCGGCAGAATGAATGATGTGGCCATCACCCAAGACGGCCGCACATTGCTGCTCACGGGTAGACTTCCATCCTTCTACCTGAAGCAGCTCGTGCAAGAAGCCGTTCGACGCGTTCCCGGCGTACACGGCGTTCGGAACATGATCGACGTCGTCAGTGCTGACGGAATTAGCAGCGTGCGTTGCTAA